A stretch of the Candidatus Eisenbacteria bacterium genome encodes the following:
- the prfA gene encoding peptide chain release factor 1 has protein sequence MDDLLRGRERLLEQMEQINQELSDPKILKDQDRLKTVGRDRVRVQNLLEAMRVYQKATEALAEAQQIIFLGEDADLVTLAEEEILELEAQAEKAEIALKRKLIPKDPADDRNAMMEIRAGTGGDEAALFAADIFRLMTRFAERHHYKIEIMTSHPTEIGGYKEIVLTIQGEGAYGLFKFESGVHRVQRVPTTESSGRIHTSAITVAVFPEAEEVDVKFAPEDLKVDVYRSSGPGGQSVNTTDSAVRIRHIPTGIVVQCQDERSQIKNKAKALKVLRSKILDKARTDRVAKVADARRSMVSTGDRSAKIRTYNFPQGRVTDHRIGFTLYNLEAVLEGDLDTLIEKLQVAEAERALAAGIEE, from the coding sequence ATGGATGATCTGTTGAGAGGCCGGGAACGTCTGCTGGAGCAGATGGAGCAGATCAATCAGGAATTGAGCGATCCGAAGATCCTGAAGGATCAGGATAGGCTGAAGACGGTCGGGCGTGATCGGGTGCGTGTGCAGAACCTCCTGGAAGCCATGCGTGTCTATCAAAAGGCGACGGAGGCGCTGGCCGAAGCCCAGCAGATTATTTTCCTGGGAGAAGACGCCGATCTCGTCACCCTGGCGGAAGAGGAGATCCTGGAACTCGAGGCCCAGGCGGAGAAGGCCGAAATTGCGCTGAAACGAAAGCTGATACCCAAGGATCCCGCTGATGACCGCAACGCTATGATGGAGATTCGGGCGGGTACCGGCGGCGATGAAGCGGCGCTTTTTGCGGCCGATATCTTCCGGCTCATGACCCGGTTCGCGGAGCGGCACCATTACAAGATTGAAATCATGACGAGCCACCCCACCGAGATCGGCGGTTATAAAGAGATTGTCCTCACGATACAGGGGGAGGGGGCTTACGGTCTGTTTAAATTCGAGAGCGGCGTTCACCGCGTTCAGAGAGTGCCGACGACCGAGTCGAGCGGCCGGATTCATACATCGGCGATTACTGTCGCCGTTTTTCCCGAGGCGGAAGAGGTTGATGTGAAGTTCGCCCCCGAGGATCTGAAGGTGGATGTCTACCGCTCTTCGGGACCCGGCGGCCAGAGTGTCAACACGACCGATTCGGCCGTCCGTATCCGGCATATCCCGACGGGTATTGTTGTACAATGCCAGGACGAGAGAAGCCAAATCAAGAATAAGGCGAAAGCGCTGAAGGTGTTGCGCTCAAAGATTCTCGATAAGGCCAGGACCGATCGGGTGGCGAAGGTCGCCGATGCGCGGCGCAGCATGGTTTCCACCGGTGATCGTTCAGCGAAAATCCGCACGTATAATTTTCCGCAGGGCCGAGTGACCGATCACCGCATCGGTTTTACATTGTACAACCTCGAAGCCGTGCTTGAAGGTGATCTTGATACCTTAATTGAGAAACTTCAGGTGGCCGAGGCCGAGCGGGCTCTGGCGGCGGGGATCGAGGAATAG
- the rpmE gene encoding 50S ribosomal protein L31, whose protein sequence is MKKNIHPKYENRTFKCVCGNVIETRSTMDKDTTIEICSNCHPFFTGKQKLVDSAGRVERFRKKYEKNEEPQKDSKKKSAPSSGGQ, encoded by the coding sequence ATGAAGAAGAACATACATCCGAAGTATGAGAATCGTACCTTTAAGTGTGTTTGTGGAAATGTCATTGAGACACGTTCCACGATGGATAAAGATACGACGATCGAAATTTGCTCAAATTGCCATCCGTTCTTCACCGGAAAGCAGAAGCTTGTTGATTCAGCCGGCCGGGTGGAGCGATTCCGCAAGAAGTATGAGAAAAATGAAGAGCCCCAAAAGGACTCGAAGAAGAAGTCAGCTCCCTCATCCGGCGGTCAGTAG
- the rho gene encoding transcription termination factor Rho, whose product MDIADMKRKTISDLVKVANELGIQGTSGLRKQELMFKILEAQTEKNGNIFAEGVLEILPEGYGFLRSPDYNYLPSPDDIYVSPSQIKRFDLRTGDTVSGQVRPPKDGERYFALLRVEAINFEGPEATKEKTLFDNLTPLYPNERFRLEVAKRDITTRIIDLLAPIGKGQRGLIVSPPKAGKTVILKKIAQAITENHPDVMLIVLLIDERPEEVTDMARSVDGEVVSSTFDEPAERHVQVAEMVIEKARRLVEHKRDVVILLDSITRLARAYNTIVPHSGKILSGGVDANALHRPKRFFGAARNIEEGGSLTICATALIDTGSRMDEVIFEEFKGTGNMELVLDRKLSDKRIFPAIDLNRSGTRHEELLIAEADLRKVWILRKFLSELNSVEAMEFLVDKMSQTKTNKKFLESMNS is encoded by the coding sequence ATGGACATTGCCGACATGAAAAGGAAGACCATCTCGGATTTGGTAAAAGTCGCCAATGAGTTGGGTATTCAGGGCACCAGCGGTCTGCGAAAACAAGAGCTTATGTTTAAGATTCTTGAAGCGCAGACTGAGAAGAATGGAAATATCTTCGCCGAAGGTGTCCTTGAAATCCTGCCCGAGGGATATGGTTTTCTTCGCTCCCCTGATTACAACTATCTGCCAAGCCCCGACGACATCTATGTCTCCCCGAGCCAGATCAAGCGATTCGATCTGCGGACCGGCGACACTGTTTCCGGGCAGGTTCGCCCTCCCAAGGATGGCGAGCGGTATTTCGCTCTGCTGAGGGTGGAGGCGATCAATTTTGAGGGTCCCGAAGCAACGAAGGAAAAGACACTTTTTGACAACCTGACGCCTCTTTATCCGAATGAGCGATTTCGTTTGGAAGTCGCCAAGCGCGATATCACAACCCGCATCATCGACCTGCTCGCCCCGATCGGAAAAGGCCAGCGCGGGCTGATCGTCTCACCCCCCAAGGCGGGGAAAACCGTCATCCTCAAAAAAATCGCGCAGGCGATCACAGAGAATCACCCGGATGTCATGCTGATCGTCCTCCTCATCGATGAGCGCCCTGAAGAAGTGACCGATATGGCCCGTTCGGTTGACGGCGAGGTGGTTAGTTCCACATTCGATGAGCCGGCGGAACGGCACGTGCAGGTTGCGGAAATGGTAATCGAGAAGGCGCGGCGTTTGGTTGAACATAAGCGCGATGTCGTCATCCTGCTCGATTCGATTACACGTTTGGCGCGCGCCTACAATACCATCGTTCCGCACAGCGGAAAGATCCTCTCCGGTGGTGTCGACGCCAACGCGTTGCACCGCCCGAAGAGATTTTTCGGCGCGGCGCGCAATATAGAAGAGGGCGGCAGCCTCACGATTTGCGCCACGGCGCTCATCGACACGGGCAGCCGTATGGATGAGGTTATCTTTGAAGAGTTCAAGGGTACCGGTAATATGGAATTGGTCCTGGATCGCAAGCTCAGCGACAAGCGGATCTTCCCCGCGATTGATCTGAATCGGTCGGGAACCCGCCACGAAGAGCTTCTGATTGCCGAGGCCGATCTTCGCAAGGTTTGGATTCTCCGCAAATTCCTCAGTGAACTGAATTCGGTTGAAGCAATGGAGTTCCTTGTGGATAAGATGAGCCAAACGAAGACAAACAAGAAGTTCCTGGAGTCTATGAACTCGTAA
- a CDS encoding ketol-acid reductoisomerase, which yields MIGDWVRGDTPQAWDHLKGLRIGVLGYGNQGRAQALNLRDSGRDHQFTVLVGARPGGEGARVAGDDGFEVISMQACVQRCRILISLLPDEHQAEILSRQVFAPPDRREAPAAGDAGSQDRTAQILNPPLLCLAHGFSLLYGGLEPPPDWDVVLVAPTGPGSRLREAFIEGRGLPGIVAVHQDAGGSAEERALALAQGLGLLRQGVYITTVENETVVDLFGEQAVLCGGMMALAQAAYDTLVKAGYPGELAYIECMQQVGVTADLLTRFGPEGMREKISPTALFGELTRGPRIINDQVRERLAEILNEAASGRFGKEWMEDVAHGNPRLDDLLKQARHHPSNAMYQKLARWRGDFKNECMSDDLRTGEGQHVPPEAPEKRC from the coding sequence ATGATCGGCGATTGGGTCCGCGGTGACACGCCGCAGGCCTGGGATCATTTAAAGGGGCTGAGGATCGGTGTCCTCGGCTATGGAAATCAAGGCCGGGCGCAGGCCTTGAACCTGAGAGATTCGGGAAGAGACCATCAATTCACGGTCCTTGTGGGCGCCCGTCCCGGTGGGGAGGGCGCCCGCGTTGCTGGGGACGACGGCTTCGAAGTCATATCAATGCAGGCGTGCGTTCAACGGTGCCGGATTCTCATTTCGCTGCTTCCCGACGAGCATCAAGCGGAAATTCTCTCGCGACAGGTTTTCGCCCCCCCTGACCGCCGTGAGGCTCCCGCGGCCGGCGATGCGGGCAGCCAAGATCGCACCGCGCAAATTTTGAATCCGCCCCTGCTTTGCTTGGCGCATGGTTTCTCGCTCCTATACGGAGGTTTGGAACCGCCACCCGATTGGGATGTGGTCCTTGTGGCGCCGACCGGACCGGGATCGAGGCTTCGTGAGGCGTTTATCGAAGGCCGGGGGCTGCCGGGTATTGTGGCGGTGCATCAGGATGCCGGCGGATCGGCGGAGGAGAGGGCCTTGGCCCTGGCGCAGGGATTGGGGTTATTGCGCCAGGGGGTCTATATCACGACAGTGGAAAATGAGACGGTCGTGGATCTCTTTGGCGAGCAAGCGGTCCTCTGCGGGGGGATGATGGCCTTGGCGCAAGCCGCGTACGATACCCTGGTTAAGGCGGGATATCCCGGAGAGCTGGCCTATATTGAATGTATGCAGCAGGTGGGTGTGACCGCCGACCTCCTCACCCGTTTCGGCCCCGAAGGGATGCGGGAAAAGATCAGCCCCACGGCTCTTTTTGGGGAATTGACAAGAGGGCCGAGGATCATCAATGATCAAGTCAGGGAGAGACTTGCCGAAATATTAAATGAGGCGGCCTCGGGCCGATTTGGTAAAGAGTGGATGGAAGATGTGGCCCACGGAAATCCCCGGCTCGACGATCTGTTGAAGCAAGCCCGACATCACCCTAGCAATGCAATGTATCAAAAACTCGCCCGATGGCGCGGTGATTTTAAGAATGAGTGCATGTCGGATGATCTGAGGACCGGGGAGGGTCAGCATGTCCCTCCAGAGGCCCCAGAGAAAAGGTGTTGA
- a CDS encoding tetratricopeptide repeat protein yields MRLLKILFLLIVAVSLSGLMACKSAHISGGKLHFDQRRFERALEQFQLAIIEQPDNGEAYMYLGLTEAELKHPEEADAALKKAVELMPELGDQITVNRLHYWTELHNDALRLAGEGNVLRDDGDEAGSKAKFNEALKQFQIATIYAPEQLDTHIYIGKLRYQLGETDAAIAIFTNVQKMAAEQMANAQNAAEAQKKQEDVNGLLVAVYWDLANKAYQTERWDDAIRFYHNVMEITPDEPDLLYQLAGSYFQKALNVPKEEKTEYLREAANFYQKVVDRVATDEDALYNMTVALWDLGEYVDAEVQARKLVDINSKDGEYRILLGRILSKLDKKEEFVAEFVLGKALSDSRPETAATVRDEATNCGPKSDMLDALRNRGEPEEVRRFTDSSGQEYVCWFYWTEGKAYAFVNCKQQFQSEFKASVAGD; encoded by the coding sequence ATGCGACTGCTGAAGATATTGTTTCTCCTCATTGTGGCCGTCAGCCTGTCGGGACTCATGGCGTGCAAAAGCGCTCATATTTCGGGGGGTAAGCTTCACTTTGATCAGCGCCGGTTCGAGAGGGCTTTGGAGCAGTTCCAATTGGCGATTATTGAACAGCCCGACAACGGCGAGGCTTACATGTACTTGGGCTTGACCGAAGCCGAGCTGAAGCATCCCGAAGAGGCGGATGCGGCTCTTAAGAAGGCCGTCGAACTGATGCCGGAGTTGGGGGATCAGATTACGGTCAATCGCCTGCACTACTGGACGGAGCTGCACAATGACGCACTGAGGCTGGCCGGTGAAGGGAATGTGCTGAGAGATGATGGCGATGAAGCGGGAAGCAAGGCGAAATTTAATGAAGCTCTAAAGCAGTTTCAAATCGCCACGATCTACGCCCCTGAACAATTAGATACGCATATCTATATCGGTAAATTGCGTTATCAGCTCGGTGAGACGGATGCGGCGATCGCCATCTTTACCAATGTTCAGAAGATGGCGGCAGAGCAGATGGCCAATGCGCAAAACGCCGCCGAGGCTCAGAAGAAACAGGAAGACGTGAATGGGCTGCTGGTCGCCGTTTATTGGGATCTGGCGAATAAAGCCTATCAGACCGAGCGATGGGATGACGCCATCCGATTCTATCACAATGTGATGGAGATCACGCCGGATGAACCCGATTTGCTTTATCAATTGGCGGGCAGTTATTTCCAGAAAGCCCTCAATGTTCCCAAGGAGGAGAAGACCGAGTATCTCAGGGAAGCGGCCAACTTCTACCAAAAGGTTGTGGATCGTGTGGCCACCGATGAGGATGCATTGTACAATATGACCGTGGCCCTGTGGGATTTGGGGGAGTATGTTGACGCCGAAGTACAGGCTCGGAAACTTGTTGATATCAACTCCAAGGACGGTGAGTACCGGATCCTGCTCGGCCGGATCTTAAGCAAGTTGGACAAGAAGGAAGAGTTCGTCGCCGAGTTTGTGCTGGGGAAGGCTCTTTCCGACAGCCGGCCGGAAACCGCCGCGACCGTGCGGGATGAAGCGACGAATTGCGGTCCGAAGTCGGATATGCTGGACGCCCTTCGTAACAGGGGCGAGCCGGAGGAGGTGCGGCGTTTCACCGACAGCTCCGGTCAGGAATATGTTTGCTGGTTCTATTGGACCGAAGGGAAAGCCTATGCTTTTGTGAACTGCAAACAGCAATTTCAATCCGAGTTCAAAGCGAGCGTCGCGGGCGACTGA
- the priA gene encoding primosomal protein N' — MSKRIALVALPLGLRKPLSYSIPDELEGILKPGHRVLVPLRGRRTHGYVVDCLPAAQAPVLTGRIKPVEALEPDEPLLEGALFKLVRWVADYYACPIGEVFEAALPGQVWKGRARARKTADAQDLPEALEQPLHLTPHQSEVLATILGALPAHRVAEEGAGKRGAPPVFLLHGVTGSGKTEVYLNIAQHLLDQGRGTLMLVPEIAMGTQLVQRFQRRLGNSVGIFHSGMAAGERRTNWWRAREGELPVIVGTRSAAFVPIPRLGAIIIDEEHEGAYKQGDSPRYHGRDVALMRARIEGVVAIAGSATPSLESRHNVDLEKFRYLSMPERVEQRPTACVVMADLRPREEEAHPSDRTLSPKAPDGEQARARAIEVLSQPRLAGEPFSELLLERLRNCLDRKEQAIIFLNRRGHSTSVQCVGCGLVAPCPNCSVILTYHRQGGHLRCHYCGHREEEIRSCPSCGGRDFLYGGFGTQKVESQLRTHMPGARILRMDMDTTRRRGAHREMIGAFEDREIDILVGTQMVGKGLDFPGVTLVGVLLADREMAIPDFRGQERAFQILTQVAGRAGRGDRPGQVILQTFMPDHFVIQAAASQDYEKFYAVEIEERRALGFPPFSRQAHLLLDDPKEERVIQYSERLQQHLVSWIARQAIQGVQIFGPAPMPLERMKGRYRWHLTLRTLSARKLKPVVEEAIRWDEAQRGGVRLIVDVDPLHSL; from the coding sequence AGCCGGTGGAGGCGCTGGAGCCGGACGAGCCTCTTCTCGAAGGCGCGCTCTTCAAGCTGGTTCGCTGGGTCGCTGACTACTATGCCTGCCCGATCGGTGAAGTCTTTGAGGCGGCTCTACCCGGACAGGTTTGGAAGGGTCGCGCTCGGGCCCGGAAGACAGCGGATGCGCAGGATCTCCCCGAGGCGCTCGAGCAACCCCTCCATCTCACACCCCATCAATCGGAGGTTCTGGCGACGATCCTCGGTGCCCTCCCGGCCCATCGGGTGGCGGAAGAAGGGGCTGGTAAAAGGGGCGCCCCCCCGGTCTTTCTCCTGCACGGCGTTACGGGGAGCGGAAAAACCGAAGTCTATCTTAATATTGCGCAGCATCTCCTGGATCAGGGGCGCGGGACCCTGATGCTTGTTCCGGAAATCGCCATGGGGACGCAGCTGGTGCAGCGTTTTCAGAGACGATTGGGGAACTCGGTGGGGATCTTTCATAGCGGGATGGCGGCCGGCGAGCGCCGGACAAACTGGTGGCGCGCTCGGGAGGGTGAGCTGCCGGTCATTGTTGGGACCCGCTCCGCCGCCTTTGTCCCGATACCGCGGCTGGGCGCCATCATCATCGATGAGGAGCATGAAGGCGCCTATAAACAGGGGGATTCGCCTCGATATCATGGGCGCGATGTCGCCCTGATGCGGGCCCGGATCGAGGGAGTGGTCGCCATCGCCGGATCGGCAACGCCATCCTTGGAGAGCCGGCACAACGTCGATCTGGAGAAATTTCGATACCTTTCCATGCCGGAACGTGTCGAACAGCGGCCGACCGCCTGTGTCGTCATGGCCGATCTCCGACCGCGCGAGGAGGAAGCCCATCCGTCCGATAGGACATTGTCGCCGAAGGCGCCGGATGGGGAGCAAGCCCGGGCGCGCGCCATAGAGGTTCTTTCCCAGCCCCGGCTGGCCGGAGAGCCCTTCTCTGAGCTGCTGCTCGAGCGCCTGCGGAATTGTCTGGACCGCAAGGAGCAGGCGATCATCTTTCTAAACCGTCGCGGGCACTCAACATCGGTTCAATGCGTGGGGTGCGGCCTTGTCGCCCCCTGTCCCAACTGCAGTGTCATCCTGACCTATCACCGGCAAGGCGGGCACCTCCGTTGCCATTACTGCGGCCACCGCGAGGAGGAAATCCGCTCGTGTCCCTCCTGCGGGGGGCGGGACTTTCTGTACGGCGGTTTTGGGACCCAGAAGGTGGAGAGCCAGCTCCGGACCCACATGCCCGGCGCCCGCATCTTGAGGATGGATATGGATACGACCCGCCGGCGAGGCGCCCACCGAGAGATGATCGGCGCCTTCGAGGATAGAGAGATCGATATCCTCGTGGGAACGCAGATGGTGGGGAAGGGGCTCGATTTTCCCGGTGTCACCCTCGTCGGCGTTTTACTGGCGGATCGAGAAATGGCGATCCCTGATTTTCGGGGCCAGGAGCGGGCCTTCCAGATCCTGACCCAGGTGGCGGGCCGGGCCGGCCGGGGGGATCGGCCGGGTCAGGTTATCCTCCAGACCTTCATGCCCGATCATTTTGTGATTCAGGCGGCCGCGTCGCAGGACTATGAGAAATTCTACGCCGTGGAAATCGAGGAGCGGCGCGCCCTTGGATTCCCCCCCTTCTCGCGCCAGGCGCATCTGCTGCTGGACGATCCGAAGGAAGAGCGGGTCATTCAATATTCGGAGAGGCTTCAACAACACCTCGTCTCCTGGATCGCCCGGCAGGCGATTCAGGGTGTGCAGATTTTCGGGCCGGCTCCCATGCCGTTGGAACGCATGAAAGGCCGCTATCGCTGGCATCTGACACTGCGGACCCTCTCGGCCCGCAAGCTCAAGCCGGTGGTGGAAGAGGCCATTCGGTGGGATGAAGCTCAGCGGGGCGGGGTCCGGTTGATTGTCGATGTCGACCCCCTCCACAGTCTCTAA